In Vigna unguiculata cultivar IT97K-499-35 chromosome 3, ASM411807v1, whole genome shotgun sequence, a single genomic region encodes these proteins:
- the LOC114176662 gene encoding ABC transporter G family member 14-like: MTELRPDHSNSHPQEGPPKITTETVLPIQTNDQSFLKLAMYPITLKFEELVYKVKVEQKGMCSGSTGSSREKTILKGVTGMVFPGEIMAMLGPSGSGKTTLLTALGGRLSGKLSGKVTYNNQPFSGAMKRRTGFVAQDDVLYPHLTVTETLLFTALLRLPNTLTKEEKVQHVEHVISELGLSRCRGSMIGGPLFRGISGGERKRVSIGQEMLINPSLLLLDEPTSGLDSTTAQRIITTIKRLASGGRTVVTTIHQPSSRLYHMFDKVVLLSEGSPIYYGPASTAMAYFSSVGFSTSMIVNPADLLLDLANGIAPESSKLASEQSESQEAENKLVREALISAYEKNIATKLKDELCSLEVNNYEVIRNGSTRNHIKPERWCTSWWHQFKVLLQRGLKERRFEAFNRLRIFQVISVAFLGGLLWWHTPESHIGDRIALLFFFSVFWGFYPLYNAVFTFPQERRMLIKERSSGMYRLSSYFLARTVGDLPIELALPTAFVFIIYWMGGLNPHPVTFLLSLLVVLYSVLVSQSLGLALGALLMEVKQATTLASVTTLVFLIAGGYYIQQIPPFIEWLKYLSYSYYCYKLLVGVQYLDDDYYECSKGVLCKVGEFGPIKSVGLNHLWVDVSIMAMMLVGYRLVAYLALQRVR, encoded by the exons ATGACAGAACTCAGACCAGACCACAGCAACAGTCACCCTCAGGAAGGACCCCCCAAGATCACGACCGAGACTGTCCTTCCCATACAAACAAACGACCAATCTTTTCTTAAACTCGCCATGTACCCCATAACTTTGAAG TTTGAGGAGTTGGTGTACAAGGTTAAAGTGGAGCAGAAGGGTATGTGTTCGGGGAGCACAGGGAGTTCTAGAGAGAAGACCATACTGAAAGGAGTCACGGGTATGGTTTTTCCGGGAGAAATAATGGCTATGTTGGGGCCTTCTGGGAGTGGCAAAACCACACTTCTCACAGCACTTGGAGGAAGGCTTAGTGGAAAACTTTCTGGAAAGGTCACGTACAACAACCAGCCTTTTTCAGGAGCCATGAAAAGAAGAACAGGTTTTGTGGCTCAGGATGATGTGTTATACCCTCATCTCACTGTCACTGAAACTCTACTCTTCACAGCACTTCTCAGGCTCCCCAACACCTTGACCAAGGAAGAAAAAGTTCAGCATGTAGAGCATGTTATCAGTGAGCTAGGACTTAGCAGGTGCAGGGGTAGCATGATTGGAGGGCCTCTATTCAGAGGGATATCAGGAGGGGAGAGAAAAAGGGTGAGCATAGGCCAAGAAATGTTGATCAATCCAAGCCTGTTGCTGCTGGATGAACCCACTTCTGGTTTGGACTCTACCACAGCACAAAGGATCATAACCACAATCAAACGCTTGGCTAGTGGAGGAAGAACTGTTGTCACCACCATTCATCAACCCTCCAGTCGCCTCTATCACATGTTTGATAAAGTGGTCTTGCTCTCTGAAGGATCCCCCATCTACTATGGCCCAGCTTCAACTGCAATGGCCTACTTTTCTTCTGTTGGTTTTTCCACATCCATGATTGTCAATCCTGCTGACTTGTTGCTTGATCTTGCCAATG GAATTGCTCCGGAGTCCTCCAAGCTTGCAAGTGAACAAAGTGAAAGCCAGGAGGCAGAAAATAAGTTGGTTAGAGAAGCCTTAATCTCTGCTTATGAGAAAAATATAGCTACTAAGCTGAAAGATGAGTTATGCAGCTTGGAAGTGAATAACTACGAAGTCATTAGGAATGGTTCCACAA GAAATCACATAAAACCGGAGCGGTGGTGCACAAGTTGGTGGCATCAGTTCAAAGTGCTGTTGCAAAGGGGGCTGAAGGAGAGAAGGTTTGAAGCCTTCAACAGGCTGAGAATTTTCCAAGTCATAAGTGTCGCTTTCCTTGGAGGACTTCTGTGGTGGCACACCCCAGAATCACACATTGGAGACCGG ATAGCCCTGCTGTTTTTCTTCTCTGTCTTCTGGGGATTCTACCCTCTCTACAATGCTGTTTTCACATTTCCACAAGAGAGAAGAATGCTGATCAAGGAACGTTCATCTGGGATGTACCGTCTCTCATCCTACTTTCTAGCAAGAACAGTAGGAGACTTGCCAATAGAGCTTGCACTGCCAACTGCATTTGTGTTCATAATCTATTGGATGGGAGGGCTTAATCCTCATCcagtgacctttctcctttccCTCCTAGTGGTCCTTTACAGTGTCCTTGTCTCTCAAAGCCTTGGCTTAGCCCTTGGTGCCCTTTTGATGGAGGTCAAACAGGCCACTACATTAGCTTCTGTGACAACCCTTGTGTTCCTCATTGCTGGAGGCTACTATATACAACAGATTCCACCCTTCATAGAGTGGCTCAAGTACCTGAGCTATAGCTATTACTGTTACAAGCTTCTTGTTGGTGTGCAGTACCTGGATGATGATTATTATGAGTGCTCAAAAGGGGTGTTGTGCAAGGTTGGAGAATTTGGTCCAATCAAATCAGTGGGTTTGAATCACTTGTGGGTGGATGTGTCTATAATGGCCATGATGTTGGTAGGTTACAGACTAGTTGCTTATTTAGCACTGCAGAGAGTGAGGTAG